In Aquimarina spinulae, a single window of DNA contains:
- a CDS encoding T9SS type A sorting domain-containing protein has product MRIKLIVLGLLLFTLGINAQVTHSEPVSWGMQEKKSIVPMLMKSFDLAKIKAEDAKNDSDKSRPWRFGYELKVNLGLKNSGVWDELPNGDRIWRINIISKDAKTLNFIFDTYKIPRGATMHLYNSDKSDLLGAYTNIFNRPDQMLGTWMVEGDNVWIEYFEPASVAGKGQLNIAKVIHGYRSITNTQIQSKNFGDSGDCNQDVECPVGEDFDELKDRLKHAVAFVIMDGFVCTGTLINNTKNDKAPYFLTANHCNAGSESTWAFRFNWISPNPSCATTTGSTDAAVNQTTSGATRLAANAESDFKLLNLDGGLDESWELEWAGWDRRDIAANFAIGIHHPSGDIMKVCRENTALSQIKTNIGGLTAPVDSWEVTDWDLGVTEGGSSGSALFDPNGRIVGQLAGGGAACSGINDNGLSDFYGRFNVSWSFGNSDSNRLSNWLDPDNTGRETLNMLSQENNGNPPPPPPPIDPEPEEEKVLAVSFNASEAIVNITNTVEGKLEYYLYNISGMVVGSGKLSEEKGQIDMSDKSTGMYFIYVKNTSDGTSFTKKVIVSKQF; this is encoded by the coding sequence GTGAGAATTAAGCTGATAGTATTAGGATTATTATTATTTACATTAGGTATAAATGCCCAGGTTACGCATAGTGAACCAGTAAGTTGGGGTATGCAAGAGAAAAAGAGCATAGTTCCGATGCTTATGAAAAGTTTTGATTTGGCTAAAATCAAAGCTGAAGATGCCAAGAATGATTCGGATAAATCAAGACCATGGCGATTTGGTTATGAACTTAAAGTGAATTTAGGTCTTAAAAATTCGGGAGTATGGGACGAATTACCGAATGGAGATAGAATATGGCGTATTAATATTATATCTAAAGACGCCAAGACATTAAATTTCATTTTTGATACTTATAAAATACCTAGAGGAGCTACTATGCATTTGTATAATAGTGATAAATCTGATCTTTTAGGAGCGTATACAAATATTTTTAACAGACCAGACCAGATGCTAGGTACCTGGATGGTAGAAGGAGATAATGTATGGATAGAATATTTTGAACCTGCTTCTGTTGCTGGTAAAGGGCAATTAAATATTGCTAAAGTAATTCATGGATATCGCTCAATTACAAATACTCAAATTCAAAGCAAAAATTTCGGTGACTCTGGAGATTGTAATCAAGATGTAGAGTGTCCTGTTGGAGAAGATTTTGATGAATTAAAAGATAGATTAAAGCACGCTGTTGCTTTTGTAATTATGGATGGTTTTGTTTGTACAGGAACACTGATTAATAATACAAAAAATGATAAAGCACCATATTTTTTGACAGCTAATCATTGTAATGCTGGTAGTGAATCTACTTGGGCATTTCGTTTTAATTGGATTAGTCCTAATCCTTCTTGCGCGACAACTACAGGTAGTACTGATGCTGCAGTAAACCAAACAACCAGTGGAGCTACGCGATTAGCTGCGAATGCAGAATCTGATTTCAAACTGTTGAATTTAGATGGAGGTTTAGATGAATCCTGGGAATTAGAATGGGCCGGTTGGGATCGAAGAGATATAGCAGCAAATTTTGCGATAGGGATTCACCATCCTAGCGGAGATATAATGAAGGTGTGTAGAGAAAATACAGCGCTATCGCAAATAAAAACTAATATTGGGGGTTTAACCGCTCCTGTTGATTCCTGGGAGGTAACAGATTGGGATCTTGGAGTTACAGAAGGCGGGTCCTCTGGTTCTGCTCTTTTTGATCCAAATGGTAGAATAGTAGGGCAGCTTGCAGGAGGAGGAGCAGCCTGTTCGGGGATAAATGATAATGGTCTTTCAGATTTTTATGGTAGGTTTAATGTTTCATGGAGTTTTGGTAACTCAGATTCTAACAGACTCTCTAATTGGTTAGATCCCGATAATACAGGAAGAGAAACATTAAATATGCTTTCTCAGGAAAACAATGGAAACCCACCGCCACCGCCACCGCCAATTGATCCAGAACCTGAAGAAGAAAAGGTGTTAGCGGTTTCTTTTAACGCATCAGAAGCTATTGTTAATATTACTAATACAGTAGAGGGTAAATTAGAATATTACCTTTATAATATTTCAGGAATGGTTGTAGGTTCTGGGAAATTGTCTGAAGAAAAAGGACAAATTGATATGTCAGATAAATCAACAGGAATGTATTTTATTTATGTTAAAAACACATCCGATGGCACTTCCTTTACCAAAAAAGTAATTGTAAGTAAACAATTCTAG
- the paaE gene encoding 1,2-phenylacetyl-CoA epoxidase subunit PaaE, translated as MTDFYSIRVSELTKETKDCTSITFDIPEELRNTFLFKQGQHLTLKTSINDEEVRRSYSLCSSPVENKWQVAVKRIDQGLFSNFANDVLKKGDVLEVMPPMGNFFVEVAPSKAKNYIVFAAGSGITPILSILKTHLASEPESTFKLFYLNRNAKSIIFKEEIEALRNKYFGRVEIFYFLTKEHRDIPLLNGRFTEEKIQELTDKIIDVSSVDECFVCGPEEMIFLIRDGLVNAGLPKDKIHYELFFSGVSEEDKKKAAEVVDHKFDGTEVTIIDGGKEFHFAMDDDHDNILDGALASGADLPFACKGGVCSTCKCKVVEGAVEMKVNYALEEDEVAKGLVLSCQAVPTTEKVVVDFDV; from the coding sequence ATGACTGATTTTTATTCTATTCGCGTTTCTGAATTAACTAAAGAAACTAAGGATTGTACATCTATCACTTTTGATATACCAGAAGAGCTTAGAAATACATTTTTGTTTAAGCAAGGCCAGCATCTTACTCTAAAAACATCTATTAATGATGAAGAGGTAAGGCGCTCTTATTCTTTGTGTTCAAGTCCTGTTGAAAATAAATGGCAGGTGGCAGTTAAACGAATTGATCAGGGATTGTTCTCTAACTTCGCAAATGATGTGCTTAAAAAAGGAGATGTTCTGGAAGTAATGCCTCCTATGGGAAACTTTTTTGTTGAAGTGGCTCCTTCAAAAGCCAAAAATTATATTGTTTTTGCAGCAGGAAGTGGTATTACGCCTATATTATCCATACTAAAAACTCATCTTGCGTCTGAGCCAGAAAGTACTTTCAAGCTCTTTTACTTGAATCGGAATGCGAAATCCATTATCTTTAAAGAAGAGATAGAAGCGCTTAGAAACAAGTATTTTGGAAGAGTAGAGATATTTTATTTTTTAACAAAAGAACATCGGGATATACCATTACTTAATGGAAGATTTACAGAAGAAAAGATACAGGAACTTACAGATAAAATAATTGATGTATCCAGTGTAGATGAATGCTTTGTCTGCGGTCCTGAAGAAATGATCTTTTTGATTAGAGATGGATTGGTGAATGCAGGATTGCCAAAAGACAAAATTCATTATGAACTTTTCTTTTCAGGTGTTTCTGAAGAAGATAAGAAAAAAGCAGCAGAAGTAGTTGATCATAAATTTGATGGAACTGAGGTTACTATTATTGATGGTGGAAAAGAGTTTCACTTTGCCATGGATGATGATCATGATAATATATTAGATGGAGCGTTGGCTTCTGGTGCAGATCTGCCCTTTGCTTGTAAAGGTGGAGTGTGCAGTACTTGTAAATGTAAAGTTGTTGAAGGAGCAGTAGAAATGAAGGTAAACTATGCGCTAGAAGAAGATGAGGTTGCAAAAGGTCTTGTCTTATCTTGCCAGGCTGTTCCTACTACAGAAAAAGTAGTAGTTGATTTTGATGTATAA
- a CDS encoding DUF3103 family protein → MKKSFLLLNVVLVSLLFFNCETEEVVVNETNVVQNKNRIDKKKIAFDLIDLLANTEFSTNIVETLAKDRTPGIKLSKVLKENAALLSDQESYQSLKKIVDKADNQLKSNEIPDIIEIPELWLQKPDHKSVDYADLLISYAPEGDEKSWTKIEAYTLEGETVFLDVKDVPNVPVLVIETKGYETLKAEVDYMNTQLQTAGLQNNRFGSAKMDLSPSSKANAGLETTKLDKIRLNNDEEPWISGAAEVYAITSGIKNTSNEAEVKIIPMYYLNYEGTTYYPNQIMLFWDDYKYQAANIQLFEKDDNYNFKQLVTIIVDGIFQIVGTVSGQPWVNILGQVAGAILQAMPDEWYTNNDDYVDSLYTIQKNKTYTNHVGARGNATVTLSPLFIPNN, encoded by the coding sequence ATGAAAAAATCATTTTTACTTTTAAATGTAGTTCTCGTTTCCTTGTTATTTTTTAATTGTGAAACAGAAGAAGTAGTCGTTAACGAAACTAATGTCGTTCAAAACAAGAATAGAATAGACAAAAAGAAGATAGCATTTGACCTAATTGATTTACTAGCTAACACAGAGTTTAGCACTAATATTGTAGAGACATTAGCCAAAGATCGAACACCAGGGATCAAGTTATCTAAAGTATTAAAAGAAAACGCCGCCTTATTATCGGACCAGGAATCGTATCAATCCTTAAAAAAGATAGTAGATAAGGCAGATAACCAACTTAAATCTAACGAAATACCTGACATTATAGAAATACCAGAATTATGGTTACAAAAACCTGATCATAAATCGGTAGATTATGCTGATCTATTAATATCATATGCTCCCGAAGGTGATGAAAAATCATGGACAAAAATTGAAGCATATACTCTTGAAGGGGAAACTGTTTTTCTAGACGTTAAAGATGTTCCCAATGTACCTGTACTTGTAATAGAAACCAAAGGCTACGAAACCTTAAAAGCAGAAGTAGATTATATGAATACCCAGTTACAAACTGCTGGATTACAAAATAATCGTTTTGGGTCTGCTAAAATGGACTTAAGCCCTTCTTCCAAAGCCAATGCAGGGCTTGAAACTACCAAATTAGATAAAATACGATTAAATAACGATGAGGAGCCCTGGATAAGTGGTGCTGCAGAAGTTTACGCTATCACTTCTGGAATAAAAAACACCAGTAATGAAGCTGAAGTAAAAATCATACCTATGTATTATCTGAATTATGAAGGTACCACATATTACCCTAACCAGATCATGCTTTTTTGGGATGATTATAAATACCAGGCGGCAAACATTCAATTATTCGAAAAAGACGACAACTACAATTTTAAACAATTGGTTACCATAATTGTTGATGGTATTTTTCAAATTGTTGGTACAGTTTCTGGACAGCCATGGGTAAATATACTTGGGCAAGTAGCAGGGGCTATTTTACAAGCAATGCCAGATGAATGGTACACTAATAATGATGATTATGTAGACTCTTTATATACCATTCAAAAAAACAAAACTTATACTAATCATGTAGGTGCCCGAGGTAATGCAACCGTTACTTTATCTCCTCTGTTTATCCCTAATAATTAA
- a CDS encoding aromatic amino acid hydroxylase, with translation MSLNIASNPLIDRLPAHLKQFIKPQNYEEYTPINQAVWRYVMRKNTTSLSKAAHNSYLNGLKKTGISIDEIPSMYGMNRILKEIGWAAVAVDGFIPPNAFMEFQAYNILVIASEIRQLENIEYTPAPDIIHEAAGHAPIIANPDYAEYLRRFGKIGCKAISSKKDYDMYEAVRTLSILKEAYGTNPKEIEEAERKIEELQNQKENPSEMALIRNLHWWTVEYGLIGTVDEPRIYGAGLLSSIGESEWCMTNNVKKLPYSPDAAFQDFDITKPQPQLFVTPDFAYLCQVLEEFADTMALRKGGHRGLAKLIESENLGTIELSTGLQISGVFTRMIKNEDNEVIYFETSGPTALSFREKELIGHGIEAHSNGLRSPLGKLKGINLAIENMSPRDLKAYNFYDGEYIEFEFESGITIAGTNITGIRNIKGELILIQFSECTIKYKDEYLFKPEWGTFDLAVGKEIVSAFSGPADDNSFNLVTHNPSSVTAQRTYSEKEKDLHSLYSSVKNIREGKNATFSLEAVFEILEKDHPNDWLLPLEIYELVYDRDSIFASQVLEHLKNIQSKRPNIKHLISSGIDTVINSEFTV, from the coding sequence ATGTCTCTAAATATTGCATCTAATCCCTTAATTGACCGGCTTCCCGCGCATTTAAAACAATTCATAAAACCACAAAATTATGAAGAGTACACGCCAATAAATCAAGCAGTTTGGAGGTATGTTATGCGCAAAAACACCACTTCTCTTAGTAAAGCTGCCCATAATTCTTACCTAAATGGCCTTAAAAAGACAGGAATTTCGATCGATGAGATACCAAGTATGTATGGAATGAATCGAATTCTAAAAGAAATTGGTTGGGCAGCTGTAGCTGTCGATGGATTTATCCCTCCTAATGCATTTATGGAGTTTCAGGCATATAATATTCTTGTTATCGCATCAGAAATCAGACAATTAGAAAATATTGAATACACCCCTGCTCCCGATATAATTCATGAAGCAGCAGGACATGCTCCTATCATTGCTAATCCTGATTATGCAGAATACCTACGACGTTTCGGGAAAATTGGTTGCAAAGCAATCTCTTCTAAAAAAGATTACGATATGTATGAAGCTGTGCGTACACTTTCTATTCTAAAAGAAGCATATGGTACAAATCCAAAAGAGATAGAAGAAGCAGAAAGAAAAATAGAAGAGTTACAAAATCAGAAAGAGAACCCTTCGGAAATGGCTTTGATACGTAACTTACATTGGTGGACGGTTGAATATGGCTTAATTGGTACAGTAGATGAACCTAGAATCTATGGTGCAGGATTGCTTTCCTCTATTGGAGAAAGCGAATGGTGTATGACTAACAATGTAAAGAAACTGCCTTACTCTCCCGATGCTGCTTTTCAGGATTTTGACATCACCAAACCACAACCACAACTCTTTGTAACGCCAGATTTTGCTTATCTATGTCAGGTATTAGAAGAATTTGCAGATACTATGGCTTTAAGAAAAGGTGGACACAGAGGACTTGCAAAATTAATCGAATCAGAAAATTTAGGAACCATAGAGCTAAGTACTGGTCTACAAATCTCGGGAGTATTTACCCGAATGATAAAAAATGAGGATAACGAAGTTATTTATTTTGAAACTAGCGGCCCAACAGCACTTTCTTTTAGAGAAAAAGAGCTTATTGGCCACGGTATAGAGGCTCACTCAAATGGACTTAGATCTCCTCTTGGAAAATTAAAAGGTATCAATCTTGCTATAGAAAACATGTCTCCAAGAGATCTGAAAGCTTATAATTTTTATGATGGAGAGTATATAGAATTCGAATTCGAAAGTGGGATTACTATTGCAGGAACTAACATTACTGGAATAAGAAACATTAAAGGTGAATTGATTTTAATTCAGTTTAGTGAATGTACTATCAAATACAAGGACGAATATCTTTTTAAACCAGAATGGGGTACTTTTGATCTAGCTGTCGGAAAAGAAATCGTATCTGCTTTCTCTGGCCCTGCAGATGATAACTCATTTAATTTGGTGACTCATAATCCTTCGTCGGTTACTGCACAAAGAACATATTCTGAAAAAGAAAAAGATCTACATTCTTTATACTCCTCTGTTAAAAATATTAGAGAAGGAAAAAATGCTACGTTTTCACTGGAAGCCGTATTCGAAATTTTAGAGAAAGACCATCCTAACGATTGGTTACTTCCTTTAGAGATTTATGAATTAGTTTATGATAGAGATTCAATATTTGCTTCACAAGTGTTAGAACATCTTAAAAATATACAATCCAAAAGACCTAATATCAAACATCTAATTAGTAGCGGTATTGATACTGTGATCAATTCAGAATTTACAGTATAG
- a CDS encoding TetR/AcrR family transcriptional regulator, with protein sequence MRPESRKQEIINAAAILFKEKGYSAVTMRDLAKAMGIKAASLYNHIQSKQEILSTIIIGLAEEFTVGMNKIVNSDENTIQKLENIIDLHIDVTLRNADGLASLNNDWMHLEENNLQYFEKMRQEYEDSFRDIVKKGLEKGEIKPYNVEIMVFSTLSTLRTLYLWYPEQKEIDSDILKRDMISVLLKGVA encoded by the coding sequence ATGAGACCCGAAAGCAGAAAACAAGAAATTATAAATGCAGCAGCTATTCTTTTTAAAGAAAAAGGGTATAGTGCAGTAACTATGAGAGATTTGGCAAAAGCTATGGGGATTAAAGCGGCAAGCTTATATAATCATATTCAGTCAAAACAAGAAATATTATCTACTATCATAATTGGACTTGCAGAGGAATTTACCGTTGGGATGAATAAAATTGTGAATTCTGATGAAAATACAATCCAAAAACTGGAAAATATTATTGACTTACATATAGATGTAACATTGCGAAATGCAGATGGTCTGGCTTCACTTAATAACGATTGGATGCATCTGGAAGAGAATAATTTGCAATATTTTGAGAAAATGCGCCAAGAATATGAAGATAGTTTTAGAGATATAGTAAAGAAAGGATTAGAAAAAGGAGAGATTAAACCCTATAATGTAGAAATTATGGTGTTTTCTACACTCTCTACCTTAAGAACATTGTATTTATGGTACCCCGAACAAAAAGAGATTGATTCTGATATCTTGAAACGAGATATGATATCAGTATTGTTAAAAGGGGTGGCATGA
- a CDS encoding leucine-rich repeat domain-containing protein encodes MSAIVISCSSDDDVVTETTITAKDFETTIDENPTEGQELGTIEATTNQGTLTYTLKSEEPEGALSIDSKTGKITVKDAILFDYETRKKLTATLLIKNGDSNKEAKVTVHLNDIHDPLITLKDFETTIDENPTEGQELGTIEATTNQGTLTYTLKNEEPKGALNIDKETGKITVKDATLFDYETKKKLTATVLVNDNEANITIHLNDIIETGYISFKDPNFKKALLEHTAPVVDINSDGEISIEEAQVVERLAIDDKNISDLSGIEYFTALEFLGCRNNKLTTLNVSKNTALKTLWCGDNQLTTLHVSKNTALRFLSCRNNKLTTLDLSKNTALKILWCDNNQLTTLNVSKNTTLEDLYCRYNKLTLLDVSKNTALTSFGCSNNNLTSLDVSKNTALTSFGCAKNNLTTLDLSKNTALTHLNCTNNNLITLDVSKNTALTNFSCSNNNLTSLDVSKSIALEFLKCHENNLTTLDLSKNIKLDLLYCHNNQLTTLDVSKNTALTHLWCFNNKLTDLTMNNGKNASMASVDLRNNPDLSCIQVDDPEAAYLPIWKKDDAARYSRDCTF; translated from the coding sequence ATGAGCGCAATTGTCATTTCATGCTCCAGCGATGATGATGTTGTGACAGAAACTACTATTACTGCAAAAGATTTTGAAACCACTATAGACGAAAACCCTACAGAAGGACAAGAACTAGGAACTATAGAAGCGACTACCAACCAGGGAACCTTGACCTACACCCTTAAAAGCGAAGAACCCGAAGGAGCTTTAAGTATAGACTCTAAAACAGGAAAAATCACAGTGAAAGACGCTATTTTATTTGATTATGAAACCAGAAAAAAACTTACAGCAACCCTACTTATAAAAAATGGGGACAGTAACAAGGAAGCTAAAGTAACAGTACATCTAAACGATATCCATGACCCATTAATTACCCTAAAAGATTTTGAAACTACTATAGACGAAAACCCAACAGAAGGACAAGAACTGGGAACTATAGAAGCAACTACCAACCAGGGAACCTTGACCTATACCCTTAAAAACGAAGAACCAAAAGGAGCTTTAAACATAGACAAAGAAACCGGAAAAATTACCGTAAAAGATGCTACCTTGTTTGACTATGAAACCAAAAAAAAACTTACGGCAACGGTACTGGTAAATGACAACGAAGCTAACATAACAATACACCTAAATGATATTATAGAGACAGGTTACATTTCTTTTAAAGACCCTAATTTTAAAAAGGCATTATTAGAACATACAGCTCCTGTGGTAGATATTAATAGTGATGGAGAAATAAGTATAGAAGAAGCCCAGGTTGTTGAAAGATTAGCTATAGATGATAAAAACATCTCTGATCTCTCAGGGATTGAATATTTTACAGCCTTAGAATTTTTAGGTTGTCGTAATAATAAGCTAACAACCCTGAATGTAAGCAAAAATACAGCTTTAAAGACTTTATGGTGTGGCGATAATCAATTAACAACCCTACATGTAAGTAAAAATACAGCATTAAGATTCTTAAGTTGTCGTAATAATAAGCTAACTACCCTGGATCTAAGCAAAAATACAGCATTAAAGATTTTATGGTGTGACAATAATCAATTAACGACCCTGAACGTAAGTAAAAATACAACATTAGAGGACTTATATTGCCGCTATAATAAACTAACTCTCCTGGATGTAAGCAAAAATACGGCATTAACAAGCTTTGGTTGTTCTAACAATAACTTAACAAGCCTGGATGTAAGCAAAAATACAGCATTAACAAGCTTTGGTTGTGCTAAAAATAACTTAACAACCCTTGATCTAAGCAAAAATACAGCATTAACACACTTAAATTGCACTAACAATAACCTAATAACCCTGGATGTAAGCAAAAATACAGCATTAACAAACTTTAGTTGTTCTAACAATAACTTAACAAGCCTTGATGTAAGCAAAAGTATAGCTTTAGAGTTTTTAAAGTGTCATGAAAATAACTTAACAACCCTTGATCTAAGTAAAAATATAAAGCTGGATCTTTTATATTGTCACAACAATCAATTAACAACCCTTGATGTAAGCAAAAATACAGCCTTAACACACTTATGGTGTTTTAACAACAAATTAACTGATTTAACCATGAACAATGGTAAAAATGCTAGTATGGCATCTGTCGATTTAAGGAATAACCCTGACCTTAGTTGTATACAGGTAGATGATCCTGAAGCAGCATATCTGCCTATATGGAAAAAAGATGACGCTGCCCGATATTCTAGAGATTGTACATTTTAA
- a CDS encoding META domain-containing protein, whose amino-acid sequence MKSLIIILFFVAFSNTNSCANKNNAAVKSQEKENQVTKKITFSVTRLNGKDVSKRKLHITFDEEQSSAYGHSGCNTFSSKYTEEGNTISFSFPIATKMYCEKNSVIEKEFFKTLIEVKTRTLKEDTLILKDVNNKELFFGIRSKE is encoded by the coding sequence ATGAAATCTTTAATAATCATTTTGTTTTTCGTGGCATTTTCAAATACAAATAGTTGCGCAAACAAAAATAATGCAGCAGTCAAAAGTCAGGAAAAAGAAAATCAGGTAACTAAAAAAATAACTTTTTCTGTTACTCGACTTAATGGGAAAGATGTTTCTAAGAGGAAGTTACATATCACTTTTGACGAAGAACAAAGCTCTGCATATGGCCACTCTGGCTGCAATACGTTTTCTTCTAAGTATACCGAAGAAGGTAACACTATTTCTTTTAGCTTCCCTATTGCAACAAAAATGTATTGCGAAAAAAATTCAGTAATAGAAAAAGAATTTTTTAAAACTCTTATTGAAGTTAAAACCAGAACCCTGAAAGAAGATACTCTAATTTTAAAAGATGTTAATAATAAAGAGTTATTCTTTGGGATAAGATCCAAAGAATAA
- a CDS encoding GSCFA domain-containing protein, translated as MNLQTKITLQSQEPKIDYNSELLLLGSCFAENIGEKFEYFKFRNKINPFGILFHPKAIETFLWMATQGEQYTDTDLFYINEQWHCFDAHSSLSNADQNVVLSNLNTALTTTRKNINSATHIFITLGTAWVYRLKSLDMVVANCHKIPQREFEKELLSVDEINQCLQNCIHLIRGINPSVEIVFTVSPVRHSKDGFVENNRSKSHLITSLHQTISNNKNLSYFPSYEIMMDELRDYRFYNVDMIHPNTLAIDYIWERFSEAWISEKTAQTMGRVEEIKKGMMHRPFNPKSKQHLEFLERLELKKYQLYQEYPFMDF; from the coding sequence ATGAACCTACAAACCAAAATAACACTACAGTCTCAAGAACCAAAAATTGATTACAACTCAGAACTTTTACTGTTAGGCTCATGTTTTGCAGAAAACATAGGAGAGAAATTCGAATACTTTAAGTTTAGGAATAAGATCAATCCGTTTGGGATATTATTTCACCCTAAAGCAATAGAAACATTTTTGTGGATGGCTACCCAGGGAGAACAATATACCGATACCGATTTGTTTTATATTAATGAACAATGGCATTGTTTTGATGCACACTCCTCTTTAAGTAATGCTGATCAAAATGTAGTATTATCTAATTTAAATACTGCATTAACGACTACAAGAAAGAATATTAACTCTGCGACACATATTTTTATCACTTTAGGAACCGCTTGGGTATATCGATTAAAATCTCTGGATATGGTGGTGGCAAACTGTCATAAAATTCCGCAAAGAGAGTTTGAAAAAGAATTATTATCTGTAGATGAGATCAATCAATGCCTTCAGAATTGTATACATCTAATTAGAGGTATTAACCCATCAGTAGAAATTGTATTTACCGTTTCTCCTGTACGACATAGTAAAGATGGGTTTGTAGAAAATAATAGAAGTAAGTCTCATTTAATCACATCGCTACATCAAACTATTAGTAACAATAAAAATCTAAGTTATTTTCCTTCTTATGAAATCATGATGGACGAACTTAGAGATTATCGGTTTTATAATGTAGATATGATCCACCCTAATACGTTGGCGATAGATTATATCTGGGAACGTTTTTCTGAAGCTTGGATTTCTGAAAAGACAGCCCAGACTATGGGTAGAGTCGAAGAAATCAAAAAGGGAATGATGCATAGACCGTTTAATCCCAAAAGTAAACAGCACTTAGAATTTTTAGAAAGATTAGAATTAAAAAAATATCAACTTTATCAGGAATATCCATTTATGGATTTTTAA